From the Thomasclavelia ramosa DSM 1402 genome, the window CTATGAAACAAGAAAATCAAACCCAAACGAACTATTAGATGATTCGAAACGTTATGTGGTAGGCGCTGGAATCAATACTCGTGATTTTGCCGAACGTGTACCGGCTTTAGTAGAAGCAGGTGCTGATGTTTTATGTATTGATTCATCAGAAGGCTTTACAGAATGGCAAAAAATTACGATTGACTGGATCAGAGAACATTATGGTGATAGCGTTAAAGTTGGAGCTGGTAATGTTGTTGATGCGGATGGTTTTAGATTTTTAGCTGAATCTGGAGCAGATTTTGTTAAGATTGGTATTGGTGGTGGATCAATCTGTATCACTCGTGAACAAAAAGGAATTGGTCGTGGGCAAGCAACGGCTACAATTGAAGTTGCTAAAGCACGTGATGAATATTTTAAAGAAACAGGAATTTATATTCCAATCTGCTCTGACGGTGGGATCGTTCATGATTACCATATGACATTGGCTTTAGCTATGGGTTCTGATTTCATCATGTTAGGTAGATATTTCTCAAGATTTGATGAATCTCCAACTAATAAAGTTAGTATCAACGGTCAGTATATGAAGGAATACTGGGGTGAAGGTTCTGCTCGTGCTCGTAACTGGCAACGTTATGATATGGGTGGTGATTCTAAACTTTCTTTTGAAGAAGGAGTTGACTCATATGTACCATATGCCGGTAGCTTAAAAGATAATGTTGGTTTAACTTTAAGTAAAATCAAGTCAACAATGTGTAACTGTGGAGCCTTAACTATTCCAGAATTACAAGAGAAAGCAAAAATTACGCTTGTTTCCTCAACTAGTATTGTTGAAGGTGGCGCACATGATGTAGTTTTAAAAGATTCTACATCTGGAAATGGACATCAAAACTAAAACGCGATTAATTCGCGTTTTTTTGTTCATTTTTTTTAATTTCCAACATATATTAAAATAGGTGAGAACATGGCAAATAATATTCGTGAAATCATTACTCAGGCAGTAATTGCTAAAGGGAAAAAAAGAACCCTTAATAAATATCCGTTTTCGATTGAAGGATATGACAAAATTCTAGGGTGTTGGATTACTAACCATCGTTATAACGCAGCTTTTAAAGATGGGAAACCTGTTGTTTTGGGAACTTTTGACGTTCATCTATGGTACAGTATCAATGATGATAGTAGTCTATTGAAGCAAACTGTAAGCTACTTAAACGAATTAGATTTAGTGAAAAAAGAAACCCGAAATTTTGATGAGGGTGATGAATTAATGGTTACCTGTAATCGTGAACCAAAATGTATTAGTGTAAATAAGTTGGAAGATAAAGTTGTCATTGAGATTGAAAAAGAAATCTCATTAAGTGTTGTTGGTAAAACAACAATGCGAGTAGAAACTAAAGCAGAGAATGAGACATGGGATGAATTAGAAAATTTAACAGTCGATGAAAATTTTATCAAATAAAGGCGGAAGCCTTTTTTCTTTTGAGGTTACTTGTGTTATAATGTGATAGTAATTTTTTAGAAGTGAGGTTAATTGATGAAACCAAAATATAGTCCAATGATGATGCAATATTTATCAATAAAAGAAGAAAATCAAGATTCAATCGTTATGTTTAGATTAGGGGATTTCTATGAAATGTTCTTTGACGATGCCATAATGGTTTCTAAAGAATTAGAAATTGCTTTAACAGGGAAAAATGCTGGAGCTCCTGAACGGGTTCCAATGTGTGGGGTACCTTTCCATTCGGCTAGTGGATATATTCAAAAATTAGTTGATAATGGACATCGGGTTGCGATTGTTGAACAGTTAACAGAACCTGGGAAACGAGGAATCGTAGAACGTGGGGTGGTACAGATCATTACTCCAGGAACTATCTTTGATGAATCTCTGACAAATAATAAAAACAATTATATTGCTGCCTTAGAAGAATTTGATTTTACTTATACTTTAGCTTTTTGTGATATCACAACCGGCGAATTTAGTGTGGTCAATATTGAAAAGAAAGAGAAATTATTATTGAATCAGCTAGAAACAATGGCAGTTAAGGAAATTGTCACTTTACCAAATCAAATACGTGAATTTGATGATATTTTATCTTCACCATTTGCACACGATAATTATAATGAAAAGTATGATAAGATTTTTAGCAAAATCAATGATTTAAAACAAATTAAAACAGCGTCATTACTGCT encodes:
- a CDS encoding IMP dehydrogenase, with protein sequence MAYFFDEPSRTFNEYLLVPGYSSAECQAKNVSLKTPLVKFKKGEEPALSLNIPLVSAVMQAVSDDKMAVALAREGGVSFIYGSQTIEDQAAMVKRAKTYKAGFVPSDSNLSISDTLADVIALKEKTGHSTMAVTEDGSANGKLLGIVTGRDYRVSRMGLDTKVTEFMTPYDKLICGHIGITLKEANDLIWDNKLNALPIIDDDQKLAYFVFRKDYETRKSNPNELLDDSKRYVVGAGINTRDFAERVPALVEAGADVLCIDSSEGFTEWQKITIDWIREHYGDSVKVGAGNVVDADGFRFLAESGADFVKIGIGGGSICITREQKGIGRGQATATIEVAKARDEYFKETGIYIPICSDGGIVHDYHMTLALAMGSDFIMLGRYFSRFDESPTNKVSINGQYMKEYWGEGSARARNWQRYDMGGDSKLSFEEGVDSYVPYAGSLKDNVGLTLSKIKSTMCNCGALTIPELQEKAKITLVSSTSIVEGGAHDVVLKDSTSGNGHQN
- the cotE gene encoding outer spore coat protein CotE — its product is MANNIREIITQAVIAKGKKRTLNKYPFSIEGYDKILGCWITNHRYNAAFKDGKPVVLGTFDVHLWYSINDDSSLLKQTVSYLNELDLVKKETRNFDEGDELMVTCNREPKCISVNKLEDKVVIEIEKEISLSVVGKTTMRVETKAENETWDELENLTVDENFIK